A stretch of Microbulbifer bruguierae DNA encodes these proteins:
- a CDS encoding DUF3375 domain-containing protein: MDTTARQRTQQYISARRQHPAWLLLASPRAPLVLGCLTSLFEFADNGISEEDALQALADMLAEYAAQDEFDIDPDNTRQLAGRELRQWIKRGLVVERGGRIYASDALSSAIAFIDALDNRIMTTTASRLSVVQREIENLEVGLNPNPDSRKAAIRRQIKALEAELAEAEAGYIPVLSEAEAIERIREVYNLATGLRADFRRVEDSWREADRALRQSIISEQFHRGDIVDRLLDGQASLLNTPEGRVFDGFQQQLRQSVELDNMRERIRTILSHSSAAKALNRAQLIDLKLLRVRLVSESQSVLRARARSEKDVKGFLKTGLAAEHHRVGQLLNDILHQAQELDWQQQKVRRADSPLPPVGMALGNIPVPERLRFKSLQSDGESELDLSEQETAFGEIEDEFWEALDGLDREAAVRDTLDTLSRAGRPLTLAELAEQLPPVHDLETLALWLGMAREAGIAIADDELQRIALTDSAQQRWQFCVPRVALSSEALDGVDWEF, from the coding sequence ATGGACACCACCGCCCGCCAACGCACGCAGCAATATATCTCCGCTCGCCGACAGCATCCGGCATGGCTGCTACTCGCCTCGCCGCGGGCGCCACTGGTGTTGGGCTGCCTGACTTCCCTGTTCGAATTTGCCGACAACGGTATTTCCGAGGAAGACGCGCTGCAGGCGCTGGCGGATATGCTCGCTGAGTACGCGGCCCAGGATGAGTTCGATATAGACCCGGACAACACTCGCCAGCTCGCCGGCCGCGAGCTGCGCCAGTGGATAAAGCGCGGGCTTGTGGTAGAGCGCGGCGGGCGCATTTACGCCAGCGATGCACTGTCGTCGGCGATTGCTTTTATCGATGCCCTCGACAACCGCATTATGACAACCACCGCATCGAGACTGTCGGTGGTGCAGCGGGAAATCGAAAATCTGGAAGTGGGGTTGAACCCCAACCCGGACAGCCGCAAAGCGGCCATCCGCCGGCAAATCAAAGCGCTGGAGGCGGAACTGGCAGAGGCGGAGGCGGGATACATTCCGGTGCTGTCTGAGGCCGAGGCGATTGAGCGCATTCGCGAGGTGTATAACCTGGCCACCGGGCTGCGTGCCGATTTTCGCCGGGTGGAGGATTCCTGGCGCGAGGCCGACCGCGCCCTGCGCCAGTCGATTATTTCCGAACAGTTTCATCGCGGCGATATTGTCGATCGTCTGCTGGATGGACAGGCGTCCCTGCTCAATACCCCGGAGGGGCGAGTGTTCGACGGTTTCCAGCAGCAGCTGCGCCAGAGCGTAGAGCTGGACAATATGCGCGAACGCATCCGCACCATTCTGTCCCACTCCAGTGCTGCGAAAGCGCTCAACCGTGCGCAATTGATTGACCTCAAATTATTGCGGGTGCGTTTGGTTAGCGAGAGTCAGTCAGTACTGCGCGCCCGCGCCCGCAGCGAGAAAGATGTGAAAGGCTTCCTCAAAACCGGGCTGGCGGCGGAGCACCATCGCGTCGGTCAGCTGTTGAATGACATCCTGCATCAGGCACAGGAACTGGACTGGCAGCAGCAGAAGGTGCGTCGCGCCGACTCCCCGCTGCCACCGGTGGGGATGGCGCTGGGGAATATTCCAGTGCCGGAGCGGCTGCGCTTCAAGTCCCTGCAGAGCGATGGGGAAAGCGAGTTGGACCTGAGTGAACAGGAAACTGCGTTCGGTGAGATCGAGGATGAGTTCTGGGAAGCCCTGGATGGGCTCGACCGGGAAGCCGCTGTGCGCGATACCCTGGATACCCTTTCCCGCGCCGGCCGACCGCTGACACTGGCGGAATTGGCGGAGCAGCTGCCGCCGGTGCACGACCTGGAAACCCTCGCGTTATGGTTGGGCATGGCGCGGGAGGCGGGCATCGCTATTGCCGACGACGAACTGCAGCGGATTGCGCTGACCGACAGCGCGCAACAGCGTTGGCAATTCTGTGTACCGAGAGTGGCTTTGAGCAGTGAAGCCCTGGATGGCGTTGACTGGGAGTTTTAA
- a CDS encoding DUF4194 domain-containing protein → MVANIFDEITRRPLQDTTVSSEERESESEPIAETGTEKENQEVIDSARTDKRLRESAQELLRLGLLEESHRPNLYRVAIAHMTALNAILEPLDLAAQADDIRGLIFIRVRKTEAEENIESQDDWSHPLVRKQRLTLEQSLLVAILRQHFVAYEQEAGTGASAAMVAVDELIPQFQLYMGDSGSEARERNRMLQLLDQLKGHGLVSEPDAHERVAIRPMIAHLANPENLQALLQELKVRLAVEDDGAQAEGAE, encoded by the coding sequence ATGGTGGCGAATATCTTTGACGAAATTACCCGGCGTCCGCTGCAGGATACGACGGTTTCCTCTGAGGAAAGAGAGTCTGAATCCGAACCGATCGCAGAAACGGGAACCGAAAAAGAAAATCAGGAAGTGATCGACAGTGCGCGCACCGACAAACGGCTGCGAGAAAGCGCACAGGAACTGCTGCGCCTGGGGTTACTGGAAGAAAGTCACCGGCCCAATTTGTACCGGGTGGCGATTGCCCATATGACTGCGCTTAACGCCATTCTGGAACCGCTGGATCTGGCGGCGCAGGCAGACGATATTCGTGGATTGATCTTTATCCGCGTGCGCAAAACGGAAGCCGAAGAAAACATCGAATCCCAGGACGACTGGTCTCATCCGCTGGTACGCAAGCAGCGCCTGACCCTGGAACAATCACTGCTGGTGGCCATTTTGCGCCAGCACTTCGTCGCCTACGAACAGGAGGCCGGAACCGGCGCCTCCGCAGCAATGGTGGCCGTGGATGAGTTGATACCGCAATTCCAGTTGTATATGGGGGATAGCGGCAGCGAAGCCCGTGAACGTAACCGGATGCTGCAGCTGCTGGATCAGCTGAAAGGTCATGGCCTGGTGTCGGAACCGGATGCCCACGAGCGGGTCGCCATCCGCCCGATGATCGCTCATCTGGCCAACCCGGAAAATCTGCAGGCGCTATTGCAGGAACTGAAAGTGCGGCTGGCAGTAGAGGATGATGGCGCACAAGCCGAGGGGGCCGAGTAG